A genome region from Caminicella sporogenes DSM 14501 includes the following:
- a CDS encoding DUF523 domain-containing protein, with amino-acid sequence MILVSACLLGIDCKYNGKNNYNEDLKKFLKDKKYIIVCPEQLGGLPTPRKPSEIIAGDGYDVLDGKKKVLNLKGDDVTDYFIKGAYESLKIAKLYGIKKAILKARSPSCASFKIYDGSFSGKLREGVGVTTALLKKNGIKVLNEENYREYIE; translated from the coding sequence ATGATATTAGTTAGTGCTTGTTTGTTGGGAATTGATTGTAAATATAATGGTAAAAATAATTATAATGAAGATTTGAAGAAATTTTTAAAAGATAAAAAATATATAATCGTATGTCCTGAACAATTGGGTGGGCTGCCAACTCCACGCAAACCTAGTGAAATAATTGCTGGAGATGGATATGATGTTTTAGATGGTAAGAAAAAAGTATTAAATCTCAAAGGGGATGATGTTACAGACTATTTTATAAAAGGAGCATATGAATCACTTAAAATTGCTAAACTGTATGGTATAAAAAAAGCTATTTTAAAGGCTAGAAGTCCATCATGTGCAAGTTTTAAAATTTATGATGGCAGTTTTAGCGGAAAGCTAAGAGAAGGTGTAGGAGTTACAACAGCTTTACTTAAAAAAAATGGAATAAAAGTGTTAAATGAAGAAAATTATAGGGAATATATAGAATAA
- a CDS encoding endonuclease MutS2, whose amino-acid sequence MNERSLRVLEYEKIVDMLKNHVTSNLAKNLVEKLRPSTDFNEVRELLSETSEAANLIIQRGSVPIGPIYDLRRHLKMAEIGSYLTPSQLLEVSDTLRTARMLKNFIKSGNENNGNFPILQSYASSLNTYKHIEDRINEAILGEDEISDNASVTLKNIRRQIANKNNAIKNKLNLIISSPSMQKYLQESIVTIRQGRYVIPVKAENRVNVPGLVHDQSSSGATLFIEPLSIVEMNNDLKELKLKEQAEIERILTEITGLIGEKSEGIKVNQEILTKLDFIFAKGKLALEMKGIEPKLNNRGYIKIKNGRHPLIDKNVVVPNSIWLGDNFTSLIITGPNTGGKTVTLKMVGLMVLMAQSGLYVPADYGTEVSVFDGVYADIGDEQSIEQSLSTFSSHMKNIIEIMNNVTEKDLVILDELGAGTDPTEGAALAMAILTDLYERGVRTIATTHYSELKQFALIKDGMENASVEFDVETLSPTYKLLIGIPGKSNALEISKRLGLSDYIIEKAREFINKEDIEFEEIISSIEENRKLAEKDRDEAIRLRLEVQRLKNEYEKKIQKLNKQREREIRQAKEEARKILKDAKKEADEIIKELRNISKEVGRERNRKIEEMRKKMRISIDALEEPLFRIENIDTDEPPKDLRVGDTVRILTLNQTGTVISKPNSDGDLTVQIGIMKINVNISNLRLVKEDRDSIEKTNVGTILKTKTQTVKSEIDLRGQTFEEARIILDKYLDDAYLAKLQRVSIIHGKGTGALRKGIHQFLKTHSHVKSFRQGVYGEGGDGVTIVELK is encoded by the coding sequence ATGAACGAGCGTAGTCTAAGAGTATTAGAATATGAAAAAATAGTGGACATGCTTAAAAATCATGTAACATCAAATTTAGCTAAAAATTTGGTAGAAAAACTTAGACCATCAACTGATTTTAATGAGGTTAGAGAGCTACTAAGTGAAACTTCTGAAGCAGCTAATTTAATAATACAAAGAGGAAGTGTGCCTATCGGACCCATATATGATTTGAGAAGACATTTAAAGATGGCAGAGATAGGTTCATATCTTACGCCTTCTCAACTGTTAGAGGTTTCAGATACTTTGAGAACGGCCAGAATGTTAAAAAATTTTATAAAAAGCGGTAATGAAAATAATGGAAATTTTCCTATTTTACAAAGTTATGCTTCTAGTTTAAATACGTATAAACATATTGAAGACAGAATAAATGAAGCAATTTTAGGGGAAGATGAAATATCAGATAATGCCAGTGTAACTCTTAAAAATATAAGAAGGCAGATAGCAAATAAAAATAATGCTATAAAAAATAAGTTAAATTTAATAATAAGTTCTCCGAGCATGCAGAAATATCTACAAGAGTCTATTGTAACTATTAGACAGGGAAGATATGTAATTCCTGTAAAAGCTGAAAATAGAGTCAATGTTCCTGGATTAGTTCACGACCAGTCATCAAGTGGCGCTACACTTTTTATTGAACCATTATCTATAGTTGAGATGAATAATGATTTGAAAGAATTAAAACTTAAAGAACAAGCTGAAATAGAAAGAATTTTAACTGAAATTACAGGATTGATAGGCGAAAAGTCTGAAGGTATAAAAGTAAATCAGGAAATTTTAACTAAACTTGATTTTATTTTTGCTAAAGGTAAATTGGCACTTGAAATGAAAGGCATAGAACCCAAATTAAATAATAGAGGATATATAAAAATAAAAAATGGACGACATCCTTTAATAGATAAAAATGTTGTAGTACCAAATAGTATTTGGTTAGGTGATAACTTTACTAGTTTAATTATTACAGGTCCAAATACAGGTGGTAAAACTGTTACTCTAAAAATGGTTGGACTTATGGTACTTATGGCTCAATCTGGACTTTATGTACCAGCTGATTATGGTACTGAAGTATCTGTTTTTGATGGAGTGTATGCGGATATAGGAGATGAACAAAGCATAGAACAGAGTTTAAGTACATTTTCATCTCACATGAAAAATATAATTGAAATAATGAATAATGTTACAGAAAAAGACCTTGTCATATTAGATGAGTTAGGAGCAGGGACAGACCCGACAGAAGGTGCAGCTTTGGCTATGGCTATATTAACTGATTTGTATGAAAGAGGAGTAAGGACAATAGCTACTACTCACTATAGCGAGCTTAAACAATTTGCATTAATAAAAGATGGCATGGAAAATGCTTCAGTTGAATTTGATGTTGAAACTTTAAGTCCTACTTATAAGCTTTTAATAGGAATACCGGGTAAGTCAAATGCTCTTGAAATATCAAAGAGATTGGGATTAAGTGATTATATAATAGAAAAAGCTAGAGAATTTATAAATAAAGAAGATATAGAATTTGAAGAAATAATATCTTCAATAGAAGAAAATAGAAAGTTAGCTGAAAAAGATAGAGATGAAGCTATTAGATTGAGACTTGAAGTTCAAAGGCTTAAAAATGAATATGAGAAAAAAATACAAAAACTTAATAAGCAAAGAGAAAGAGAAATAAGACAAGCTAAAGAAGAAGCTAGAAAAATTTTGAAAGATGCTAAAAAAGAAGCTGATGAGATAATAAAAGAACTCAGAAATATTTCAAAGGAAGTTGGTAGAGAAAGAAATAGAAAGATTGAAGAAATGAGAAAGAAGATGAGAATCAGTATAGATGCTTTAGAAGAACCACTATTTAGAATAGAAAATATTGATACTGATGAACCACCTAAAGATTTAAGAGTAGGAGATACAGTAAGAATATTAACTTTAAATCAAACGGGTACTGTTATTAGCAAACCGAATTCTGATGGTGACTTAACAGTACAAATTGGAATTATGAAAATTAATGTCAATATTTCAAATTTAAGATTAGTTAAGGAAGATAGAGACAGCATAGAAAAGACAAATGTAGGAACTATTCTTAAAACAAAAACACAGACTGTAAAAAGTGAAATAGATTTAAGAGGACAAACTTTTGAAGAAGCAAGGATTATATTGGATAAGTATTTAGATGATGCTTATTTGGCTAAATTGCAGAGAGTGAGTATTATTCACGGTAAAGGAACAGGTGCACTTAGAAAAGGTATACATCAGTTTTTAAAGACTCATTCTCATGTAAAGTCTTTTAGACAGGGCGTTTATGGTGAAGGAGGAGATGGAGTAACTATAGTTGAATTAAAATAA
- a CDS encoding U32 family peptidase: protein MKKVELLAPVGSYEAMIAAVQNGADAIYLGGKNFGARQYANNFGNDELKKAVEYCHIRGVKTYITVNTLISNNEFYEFEKYINYLYNIDVDAVILQDLGVLKYIRENYPDFEIHASTQMTIHNLDGVKLLKEFGVKRVVLPREMDLKEIKYIKENSDVELEVFIHGALCISYSGQCLMSSLIGGRSGNRGRCAQPCRLPYKLVDLESNKEMANINGNYILSSRDLNTIEKVGEIIDVGVNSLKIEGRMKRPEYVATVVYAYKAVIDEYLSTGKINVNESLRKDLEKIFNRKFTKGYLFGEYGKDIMSFEKPGNRGIKLGRVIEINKKSNKLKIKLFEDLRKGDGIKIKLKSSSEDDGIIVNKIYSKDKIIYEAKAGQIVEIDYKVKGNIENIIYKTADIELLERARKSFAIENKKVPIYGAIKCKLGKKLEVYIWDTDGNYINFVGDKYVEKAVNKPLTEERIIKQMNKLGGTPYYFEKLEVELDDNILIPISEINEVRRNAIDKLNNARKRRNNRKYMDLIINELSDSKNNNIQGNGGKVSLRVYVNNLKQLEAVLKCNVDLIYYSNLYDIDEAIKVSEKYNKLIVPALSRITDDREMAYIRQNLENIKRTGHILVSNHGQLNLLRNTDVNIYTDFSFNIFNNMALKKISDLGVKCCTLSLELTFAQIRDIVKNADINCEVLVYGHLPMMIMKYCAIKTAIKNEKKLCNICRNKKFGLKDRYGNVFPILTDNNCKVQILNSKKLFLIEYIKELLDNDLGLIRLQFTNEKKNEIIDIVKAYEKMIEDVLKGKKIISEEIIQFIEKYKSNNDYTKGHFFRGVE from the coding sequence GTGAAAAAAGTTGAGCTATTAGCTCCAGTTGGAAGTTATGAAGCTATGATAGCTGCAGTGCAAAATGGTGCTGATGCGATATATTTAGGTGGAAAAAATTTTGGAGCTAGACAGTATGCAAACAATTTTGGAAATGATGAGCTGAAAAAAGCAGTTGAGTACTGTCATATAAGAGGTGTAAAGACATATATAACAGTAAATACTCTAATATCTAACAATGAATTTTATGAATTTGAAAAATATATAAATTATTTATATAACATAGATGTAGATGCTGTAATACTTCAGGATTTGGGAGTGTTAAAATATATTAGAGAAAATTATCCAGATTTTGAAATTCATGCAAGTACCCAAATGACTATACATAATTTAGATGGAGTAAAACTTTTAAAAGAATTTGGAGTTAAAAGAGTAGTTCTGCCTAGAGAAATGGATTTAAAAGAAATAAAATATATAAAAGAAAATAGTGATGTGGAATTAGAAGTTTTTATTCATGGGGCATTATGCATTAGCTATTCAGGTCAGTGTTTAATGAGTAGTCTTATCGGTGGAAGAAGTGGAAATAGAGGAAGGTGTGCTCAACCGTGCAGATTGCCATATAAATTGGTAGATTTAGAAAGTAATAAAGAAATGGCGAATATAAATGGCAATTATATTTTGAGTTCGCGGGATTTAAATACTATTGAAAAAGTTGGTGAAATTATAGATGTAGGAGTGAATTCTTTAAAAATAGAAGGAAGAATGAAAAGACCAGAATATGTTGCAACAGTAGTTTATGCTTACAAAGCAGTCATAGACGAATATCTTTCTACAGGTAAAATTAATGTAAATGAAAGCTTGAGAAAAGATTTAGAAAAAATATTTAATCGTAAATTTACTAAAGGTTATTTGTTTGGAGAATATGGAAAAGACATTATGAGTTTTGAAAAACCGGGAAATAGAGGAATTAAGCTTGGCAGAGTAATTGAAATAAACAAAAAGAGTAATAAGCTGAAGATAAAGTTATTTGAAGATTTAAGAAAAGGAGATGGAATAAAGATAAAGTTAAAATCCAGCAGTGAAGATGATGGTATAATTGTCAATAAAATATATAGTAAAGATAAGATAATATATGAAGCAAAAGCTGGACAAATAGTTGAAATAGATTATAAAGTCAAAGGGAATATTGAAAATATCATTTATAAAACAGCAGATATAGAGCTTCTTGAAAGAGCTAGAAAGAGTTTTGCAATTGAAAATAAAAAAGTTCCTATTTACGGGGCAATTAAATGTAAATTAGGTAAAAAATTAGAAGTATATATATGGGATACAGATGGCAATTATATAAATTTTGTAGGTGATAAGTATGTTGAAAAGGCTGTTAATAAACCTTTAACAGAGGAAAGAATTATAAAACAGATGAATAAATTGGGAGGAACACCTTACTATTTTGAAAAATTAGAAGTAGAGTTAGATGATAATATATTAATTCCAATAAGTGAAATTAATGAGGTTAGAAGAAATGCTATTGACAAGTTAAATAATGCTAGAAAAAGACGCAATAATAGAAAATATATGGATTTGATTATAAATGAATTATCAGATAGTAAAAATAATAATATTCAAGGCAATGGAGGAAAAGTAAGTTTAAGAGTATATGTAAATAATTTAAAGCAGCTGGAAGCCGTTTTAAAATGTAATGTAGATTTAATTTATTATTCAAACTTATATGATATAGATGAAGCTATAAAAGTTTCTGAAAAATATAATAAATTGATAGTACCGGCTTTAAGTAGAATTACAGATGATAGAGAAATGGCTTATATTAGACAGAATTTAGAAAACATAAAAAGAACAGGTCATATATTGGTATCTAATCATGGACAGTTAAATTTATTAAGAAATACAGATGTAAATATTTATACAGATTTTTCTTTTAATATATTTAATAATATGGCATTAAAGAAAATTAGCGATTTAGGTGTAAAATGCTGCACTTTGTCATTAGAACTAACTTTTGCTCAGATTAGAGATATTGTAAAAAATGCTGATATAAATTGTGAAGTATTAGTTTATGGACATTTACCCATGATGATTATGAAATATTGTGCTATTAAAACTGCTATAAAAAATGAAAAAAAATTATGCAATATATGTAGGAATAAAAAATTTGGATTAAAGGACAGATATGGAAATGTCTTTCCGATATTAACTGATAATAATTGTAAAGTTCAGATACTTAATTCTAAGAAGTTATTTTTAATTGAATACATAAAAGAACTTTTGGATAATGATTTAGGTTTGATAAGATTACAGTTTACAAATGAAAAAAAGAATGAAATAATAGATATTGTTAAGGCTTATGAAAAAATGATAGAAGATGTTTTAAAAGGTAAAAAAATAATTTCCGAGGAAATAATACAATTTATTGAAAAATATAAATCAAATAATGATTATACTAAGGGACATTTTTTTAGAGGCGTAGAGTAA